The Bacillus vallismortis genome window below encodes:
- the allC gene encoding allantoate deiminase → MEKQKLSVKNSITDYIEWLAQYGTSADGGVTRLLYTNEWMDAQLAVKAEMSAFGLETRFDDVGNVFGRLSGTQSPDEVILTGSHIDTVLNGGKYDGAYGVLAAMLAIKQLKETYGAPKKTLEAVSLCEEEGSRFPMTYWGSGNLTGVFSVHDAEEPRDESGVSLQTAMYECGFGKGEYQAACRTDISAFVELHIEQGQTLEMSGRDLGVVTSIAGQRRYLVTLEGECNHAGTTSMKWRKDPLAASSRIIHELLLRSDEQPDELRLTCGKITAEPNVANVIPGRVQFSIDIRHQHQHVLEQFHNDMAALINGICHQKGIRAINDEYMRIEPVPMDERLKAAALESAAENGLSCEEMVSGAGHDAQMIGRRYPACMLFVPSRGGISHSPKEYTSARQLENGVRALADLLYRLAY, encoded by the coding sequence ATGGAAAAGCAGAAGCTTTCAGTCAAAAACAGCATTACTGATTATATTGAATGGCTCGCCCAATACGGCACATCCGCGGACGGCGGCGTGACGAGGCTTTTGTATACAAACGAATGGATGGATGCGCAGCTTGCCGTGAAGGCGGAAATGTCGGCATTCGGGCTTGAAACAAGATTCGACGATGTCGGCAATGTGTTTGGAAGGCTTTCGGGCACCCAGTCTCCGGATGAGGTCATTTTAACCGGTTCACATATCGATACCGTCCTCAATGGAGGAAAGTATGACGGCGCCTATGGCGTTCTTGCGGCAATGCTCGCGATCAAGCAGCTCAAAGAAACGTACGGAGCACCGAAAAAAACACTTGAAGCGGTCTCCTTATGTGAGGAGGAGGGCAGCCGTTTTCCAATGACCTATTGGGGATCGGGGAATCTGACTGGTGTTTTTTCTGTACATGATGCAGAAGAACCGAGAGACGAATCAGGTGTTTCTCTGCAAACAGCGATGTATGAGTGCGGTTTTGGTAAAGGTGAGTATCAGGCAGCCTGCAGGACAGATATCAGCGCCTTTGTCGAGCTTCACATTGAACAGGGTCAGACATTGGAAATGTCAGGCCGGGATCTCGGCGTTGTGACAAGTATTGCGGGGCAGAGGCGATATCTCGTCACGCTGGAGGGGGAATGCAATCACGCGGGAACAACCTCTATGAAATGGCGCAAGGATCCCCTTGCAGCTAGCAGCCGTATCATTCATGAGCTGCTGCTGCGGTCGGATGAGCAGCCGGATGAGCTCCGTCTGACATGCGGGAAAATTACGGCGGAGCCCAATGTGGCCAATGTCATACCGGGCCGCGTGCAGTTTTCAATCGATATTCGCCATCAGCATCAGCACGTGCTGGAGCAATTTCATAATGACATGGCTGCTTTGATCAACGGCATTTGCCATCAAAAAGGGATTCGTGCCATAAATGATGAATATATGCGGATAGAGCCTGTGCCAATGGACGAAAGGCTGAAGGCTGCGGCTCTTGAATCAGCGGCAGAAAACGGTCTCAGCTGTGAAGAAATGGTGAGCGGAGCAGGGCATGACGCGCAAATGATCGGAAGACGCTATCCGGCTTGTATGCTGTTCGTGCCAAGCCGCGGCGGCATCAGCCACTCACCGAAGGAATATACCTCAGCCAGACAGCTTGAGAACGGCGTCCGCGCATTGGCTGATTTATTATACAGACTGGCTTACTGA
- a CDS encoding endonuclease I family protein, which produces MTKIARFLPLVFVLLISGWFAPAASASTQTALSLNERLASSYSETGGLLSLAAPAAPYADTDTYYEGAEGKSGESLKSALHRIISGHTTLSYSEVWNALKETDEDPKNRNNVILLYTNESRSKNLNGGNVGDWNREHVWAKSHGNFGTSKGPGTDIHHLRPADVQVNSARGNMDFDNGGTEHAKAPGNYYDGDSWEPRDDVKGDVARMLFYMAVRYEGNDGYPDLELNDKTGNGSAPYHGKQSVLLEWNRQDPVDDRERKRNEIIYEKYQHNRNPFIDHPEWADDIWP; this is translated from the coding sequence ATGACCAAAATAGCAAGGTTTCTGCCGCTCGTCTTTGTATTACTGATTTCCGGATGGTTTGCGCCCGCCGCCTCAGCAAGCACGCAAACCGCACTGAGCCTGAATGAACGATTGGCTTCTTCCTATTCAGAAACCGGGGGGCTTCTCTCATTAGCCGCTCCCGCTGCACCCTACGCTGACACAGATACCTATTATGAAGGGGCTGAAGGAAAGTCAGGTGAATCGCTAAAAAGCGCCCTGCACCGCATCATCAGCGGACACACGACGCTGTCATACAGCGAAGTATGGAACGCGCTGAAAGAAACCGATGAAGACCCAAAAAACCGAAATAACGTCATCCTGCTCTATACGAATGAATCGCGGTCGAAAAACCTGAATGGCGGCAATGTCGGCGATTGGAACCGCGAGCACGTTTGGGCGAAATCCCATGGTAATTTTGGCACAAGCAAGGGGCCTGGCACCGACATTCACCATTTGCGCCCGGCTGATGTCCAAGTCAACAGCGCCAGAGGAAATATGGATTTTGACAACGGCGGCACAGAACATGCCAAAGCACCCGGAAATTATTATGACGGAGACTCATGGGAGCCCCGCGATGATGTGAAAGGCGATGTCGCCCGCATGCTGTTTTACATGGCAGTCCGTTACGAAGGTAATGACGGGTACCCTGATCTTGAACTGAATGATAAAACAGGCAACGGCTCCGCCCCTTATCACGGAAAACAATCTGTCCTCCTCGAATGGAATAGGCAGGATCCGGTTGACGACCGCGAGCGGAAAAGAAATGAAATCATTTATGAGAAATATCAGCACAACCGCAATCCTTTTATCGACCATCCTGAATGGGCCGACGACATTTGGCCGTAA
- a CDS encoding ABC transporter ATP-binding protein, with protein sequence MASLTFEHVKKVYHSQLTVKDFDLDVKDKELLVLVGPSGCGKSTTLRMVAGLESISEGHLLIDGERVNDLPPKERDIAMVFQNYALYPHMTVFDNMAFGLKLRKMPKQEITERVHAAARILEIEHLLKRKPKALSGGQRQRVALGRSIVREPKVFLMDEPLSNLDAKLRVTMRTEISKLHQRLEATVIYVTHDQTEAMTMGDRIVVMNEGEIQQVAKPHDIYHYPANLFVAGFIGSPGMNFLKGVIEERHGELFFINPSIRLHIPEEKAKRLKEKGYAGEQMIAGVRPEHMTQSTGHDQLFDAVFKAKAEVNENLGAELIVHVTAGDERLTVRMDGNTRIAAGDSIQLAVKMDQVVFFDAETEKAVY encoded by the coding sequence ATGGCTTCATTAACATTTGAGCATGTCAAAAAAGTATATCACTCTCAATTAACGGTGAAGGACTTTGATTTAGATGTAAAGGATAAGGAGCTTTTGGTGCTGGTGGGGCCGTCAGGATGCGGAAAATCGACCACGCTGCGGATGGTGGCGGGACTGGAGAGCATCTCTGAAGGCCACCTCCTCATTGATGGGGAACGGGTCAATGATCTTCCGCCGAAAGAACGTGATATTGCGATGGTATTCCAAAACTACGCGCTTTATCCGCATATGACGGTTTTTGATAATATGGCGTTTGGATTAAAGCTCAGAAAGATGCCGAAACAGGAAATTACAGAGCGGGTTCATGCGGCAGCCAGAATTTTAGAGATTGAACATTTGCTGAAGAGAAAACCGAAGGCACTCTCCGGCGGGCAGCGGCAAAGGGTGGCGCTTGGCAGATCGATTGTGAGGGAGCCGAAGGTCTTTTTAATGGATGAGCCGCTTTCGAATCTGGACGCAAAGCTGAGAGTGACAATGCGGACAGAAATCAGCAAGCTGCACCAGCGTTTAGAGGCAACCGTCATTTATGTCACGCATGACCAGACCGAAGCGATGACGATGGGCGATCGGATTGTGGTGATGAATGAAGGGGAAATCCAGCAAGTGGCGAAACCTCATGACATTTATCATTACCCGGCGAATCTGTTTGTCGCAGGCTTCATCGGCTCCCCGGGAATGAACTTTCTGAAAGGCGTGATAGAAGAGCGGCATGGCGAGCTGTTTTTCATAAACCCTTCGATCCGGCTTCATATTCCTGAAGAAAAAGCGAAGCGGCTTAAGGAAAAGGGATATGCCGGAGAACAGATGATTGCCGGCGTAAGGCCAGAACATATGACACAATCGACGGGACATGATCAGTTGTTTGATGCAGTGTTTAAAGCGAAGGCGGAAGTGAATGAAAACTTGGGAGCGGAGCTGATTGTGCATGTCACGGCTGGGGACGAGCGGCTCACGGTCCGCATGGACGGAAACACGCGAATCGCCGCAGGCGATTCGATCCAGCTGGCGGTGAAAATGGATCAAGTCGTCTTTTTCGATGCGGAAACGGAAAAAGCTGTGTATTAA
- the frlR gene encoding transcriptional regulator FrlR has protein sequence MLNNGSSTPLYIQLKQIITDDIKKGVYSPTAKLPTESELCSKYHVSRITVRKAILDLVEEGYLIRQQGKGTFVKSPKLKRELIAVNGYSEFMESTGKKPKHQVLSHEIIPAAKPIAEKLQINPESPVVELKRILYNDDQPLTFEVTHYPLDLFPGIDTFIADGVSMHDILKQQYQVVPAHNTKLLNVVYAQQEESKYLDCDIGDALFEIDKTAFTSNDQPIYCSLFLMHTNRVTFTINSPYT, from the coding sequence TTGTTAAACAACGGAAGTTCTACACCTTTATACATTCAGCTAAAACAAATCATCACCGATGACATCAAAAAGGGCGTATATTCCCCAACCGCCAAGCTGCCTACCGAAAGCGAGCTTTGCAGCAAATATCATGTCAGCCGCATTACCGTCAGGAAAGCCATTCTCGATTTAGTCGAAGAAGGCTATCTTATCAGGCAGCAAGGAAAGGGAACGTTCGTTAAAAGCCCTAAATTAAAACGGGAGCTAATCGCAGTAAACGGCTACTCGGAATTTATGGAATCAACCGGCAAAAAACCGAAGCATCAGGTGCTGTCCCATGAAATCATTCCGGCGGCAAAACCCATTGCCGAAAAGCTGCAAATCAATCCCGAGAGCCCTGTCGTTGAATTAAAACGGATTTTATATAACGATGACCAGCCGCTCACCTTTGAAGTGACGCATTATCCGCTCGATTTGTTTCCCGGCATTGATACCTTTATAGCTGACGGCGTGTCCATGCATGATATTTTAAAGCAGCAGTATCAAGTCGTTCCTGCTCACAATACGAAACTATTAAACGTTGTATATGCCCAGCAGGAGGAAAGCAAATACCTGGATTGCGATATCGGGGATGCGCTGTTTGAAATCGATAAAACAGCTTTTACATCAAACGACCAACCAATCTACTGCTCACTGTTTTTGATGCACACAAACCGTGTCACTTTTACCATCAACAGCCCCTACACATAA
- a CDS encoding fructoselysine 6-kinase, giving the protein MKLIAVGDNVVDYYQDQETFYPGGNALNVAVLAKRLGHEASYIGIVGNDEAAAHLLNVLKLEQVNADYIRQAHGENGMAIVTLDEQGERIFVRSNKGGIQSRLRLVFQEKDLAFVSGHDLLHTSVYSKLENDLPQLCGLIPVSFDFSTNREDDYLRKVCPYVTHAFFSGSDLSESECGELAKAAHGYGAKIVCMTRGGQGAILSAGDRIYHQPIVETDIIDTLGAGDSFIAGFLTAFCEKRDITHALRQAAETAARTCGVYGAFGYGHPFRLEDGGSSEKTRIL; this is encoded by the coding sequence ATGAAATTGATTGCGGTTGGAGATAATGTTGTCGATTACTATCAGGACCAAGAAACGTTCTACCCGGGAGGAAATGCCTTGAACGTCGCTGTGCTTGCCAAACGGCTCGGGCATGAGGCTTCCTATATCGGAATCGTCGGCAATGATGAAGCCGCGGCGCATCTGTTGAATGTACTGAAATTGGAGCAGGTCAACGCGGATTATATCCGCCAGGCGCACGGAGAAAACGGCATGGCGATTGTCACCCTTGATGAACAGGGGGAACGGATCTTTGTCAGATCAAATAAAGGCGGCATTCAGTCCCGGCTCCGTCTTGTGTTTCAGGAGAAAGATCTAGCCTTTGTCAGCGGGCATGATCTGCTGCATACAAGTGTGTACAGCAAGCTTGAGAACGACCTTCCGCAGCTGTGCGGCCTGATCCCGGTCTCCTTTGATTTTTCAACCAATCGGGAGGATGATTATTTGAGGAAGGTTTGTCCTTATGTGACGCATGCGTTTTTTTCAGGAAGTGATTTGAGTGAGTCGGAGTGCGGTGAGCTTGCCAAAGCAGCTCATGGGTACGGAGCTAAAATCGTTTGTATGACCCGCGGGGGCCAAGGAGCGATCTTGTCTGCGGGAGACCGAATCTATCATCAGCCGATTGTTGAAACTGATATAATAGATACACTTGGAGCGGGAGATTCTTTTATAGCGGGCTTTTTGACTGCTTTTTGCGAGAAGCGGGACATCACGCACGCTTTGCGCCAAGCGGCGGAAACGGCTGCGAGAACATGCGGCGTGTACGGGGCATTCGGCTACGGCCATCCTTTTCGCTTGGAGGATGGGGGAAGCAGTGAAAAAACGAGAATACTATAA
- a CDS encoding carbohydrate ABC transporter permease, with the protein MLSQKKTDSFRLEPVPDRHIETKRKPRRKWYIGETSVWIFLFLYLIAIAYPLLWMVMSAFKNSDDIFEHSWSLPSSWHPENFVSAWNQGISSYFMNSVIVTALTCVITVLISAWAAYGLSRFEFKGKGFFLVLCLGGLMLTPQVSLVPLYSIIQSLGLYNTYWALILPYAAYRIPFTIILIRSYFLSISKELEEAAYLDGCTSFGVFFRIFLPMSVPILVTSGILTAYHTWNEFMFAIIFIDDENLRTIPAGLMQFRDALQTDWGVLLAGLTISAAPIVILFLLMQKYFVRGIASGSVKG; encoded by the coding sequence ATGCTGTCTCAGAAGAAGACAGATTCGTTCAGATTGGAGCCTGTGCCTGACCGGCATATTGAGACGAAAAGAAAACCTAGACGGAAATGGTACATCGGAGAAACGTCTGTATGGATTTTCCTGTTTCTTTATCTGATTGCGATTGCCTATCCGCTTTTATGGATGGTGATGAGTGCTTTTAAAAACTCGGACGATATTTTTGAGCACAGCTGGTCGCTGCCGTCTTCGTGGCATCCGGAAAATTTTGTGTCCGCCTGGAATCAGGGGATTTCTTCTTATTTTATGAACAGTGTCATCGTCACGGCGCTTACGTGTGTAATCACTGTCTTGATCAGTGCATGGGCGGCGTACGGTCTTTCCCGGTTTGAGTTTAAAGGAAAAGGATTCTTTTTGGTGCTTTGTCTTGGCGGTTTGATGCTGACGCCGCAGGTCAGTCTTGTGCCGCTTTATTCTATTATTCAGTCGCTGGGGCTTTACAACACGTATTGGGCTTTGATCTTGCCGTATGCGGCTTATCGGATCCCGTTCACCATCATTTTGATCCGCTCTTATTTTCTTTCTATTTCTAAAGAATTGGAGGAGGCGGCTTATTTAGATGGGTGTACGAGTTTCGGTGTATTTTTCAGAATTTTCTTACCGATGAGTGTGCCGATTTTGGTGACATCCGGCATTTTGACGGCTTACCATACGTGGAATGAGTTTATGTTTGCGATTATTTTCATAGATGATGAGAATTTGCGGACCATTCCAGCGGGGCTGATGCAGTTCAGAGACGCGCTGCAGACGGATTGGGGCGTCCTGTTGGCGGGATTAACGATTTCAGCCGCGCCGATTGTGATTCTATTTTTATTGATGCAAAAATATTTTGTCCGCGGGATTGCAAGCGGAAGTGTAAAAGGATAA
- a CDS encoding carbohydrate ABC transporter permease, with the protein MVNQNKIIPYLFLVPALVFLLFVYIPIFENVFLSLFQWSSFSPEKTFIGLKNYVELFHDPVFYQALTNNVLYAVISIVCQVFGGLILAAVLEDKLVRKWSPFFRTVFFLPVVISMTVIALLFDFIYNPETGLLNQLLQAVGLDQLTRAWLGDNNTAMLSVIFVSQWQSVGYIAMLYIVSIQKIPDELYEAARLDGAGKIQQFFHITIPQTKEMSFVAVVMTLTGAFTVFNEPYILTGGGPGNASEVLSTFLYKSAFTKDMMGYASAIATVVLIITLTLSLMQMKLFKTGKEE; encoded by the coding sequence TTGGTCAATCAGAATAAAATAATCCCCTATTTGTTTTTGGTGCCTGCTCTCGTTTTTTTACTTTTCGTTTATATCCCGATTTTTGAGAATGTCTTCCTCAGCCTGTTTCAATGGAGCTCTTTTTCTCCGGAAAAAACGTTTATCGGATTGAAAAACTATGTTGAATTATTTCATGATCCTGTCTTCTATCAGGCACTTACCAACAATGTGCTTTACGCAGTGATTTCTATTGTATGCCAGGTATTTGGCGGTTTGATTTTGGCGGCGGTGCTTGAGGATAAGCTGGTCAGAAAATGGTCGCCGTTTTTTCGCACCGTTTTCTTTTTGCCGGTTGTCATCTCAATGACGGTGATCGCGCTTTTGTTTGATTTTATTTACAACCCTGAGACGGGGCTTTTGAATCAGCTGCTTCAGGCGGTCGGTCTTGATCAGCTGACGAGGGCTTGGCTCGGTGATAACAATACGGCTATGCTGTCTGTCATTTTTGTGTCTCAATGGCAATCTGTCGGTTATATTGCGATGCTGTACATTGTGTCGATTCAAAAAATACCGGATGAACTGTATGAAGCGGCGCGTCTTGACGGCGCGGGAAAAATTCAGCAGTTTTTTCACATTACCATTCCCCAGACGAAAGAGATGTCTTTTGTTGCGGTGGTCATGACGCTGACCGGGGCCTTTACGGTATTTAATGAACCGTACATATTGACAGGCGGCGGGCCGGGAAACGCTTCTGAAGTCTTAAGCACGTTTTTATATAAAAGCGCCTTTACAAAGGATATGATGGGCTATGCATCAGCGATTGCCACCGTGGTGTTAATCATTACACTCACATTGTCGCTCATGCAAATGAAGCTCTTTAAAACCGGGAAGGAGGAGTAA
- a CDS encoding ABC transporter substrate-binding protein, translating into MKKMLLFLIIAAVSMLTIAGCSSQGSSADGKVTLKFFHRWPKEPEKSYFEEVVKAFEKEHPDIDIQIEAVLNDSYKDKIKVMLGTTSPPDIYFSWSDEFAFKFIRGNKALDLSSYYKNDTDWSSQLVHSQVTPFTYENKQYGVPWQMDAKSFFYNKDIFQKLNLDPPKTWDEFIDVSKKLQEGGYTPISFGTKATWTISHYIGTLNQRMVDEKTREKDYNAKTGEFTDEGYVKALEKLQELMPYFNKHVNSVDHEYVRQQFKSGKSAMIYAETAEIKLVEPVNLGMFPFPDISGQKGSSEALTGAPEGFMIASKTKHPKEAVAFLQFLTSKKMGEKLVKDAGKYSAVQGTATEENSTAIQREAVRQIVDAKSMVPWFDMDVDVEIADAYLTSVQQMLGGDMTPEQVMKAVQKAAKQVRASAE; encoded by the coding sequence TTGAAGAAAATGTTGTTGTTTTTGATCATTGCAGCTGTCAGTATGCTCACTATTGCGGGCTGTTCGAGCCAGGGCAGTTCAGCGGACGGAAAGGTGACATTGAAATTTTTCCACAGATGGCCGAAGGAACCGGAAAAAAGTTATTTTGAAGAGGTTGTTAAGGCATTTGAAAAAGAACATCCGGATATCGACATACAAATTGAAGCTGTTTTGAATGACTCTTATAAAGATAAAATTAAGGTTATGCTGGGAACCACCAGCCCTCCTGACATTTACTTCTCTTGGAGTGACGAATTTGCTTTTAAATTCATCAGAGGCAATAAGGCACTTGATCTTTCGTCCTACTACAAAAACGATACAGATTGGTCATCACAGCTCGTTCATTCGCAAGTTACACCATTTACTTATGAAAACAAGCAATATGGCGTGCCTTGGCAAATGGACGCTAAATCATTCTTCTATAATAAAGACATTTTTCAAAAGCTGAACCTTGATCCCCCGAAGACATGGGACGAATTCATCGATGTATCAAAGAAGCTGCAAGAAGGTGGCTACACACCGATCAGCTTCGGAACAAAGGCGACTTGGACAATCTCGCACTATATCGGTACGCTCAATCAGCGGATGGTTGATGAAAAAACGCGAGAAAAGGACTATAACGCCAAAACGGGTGAATTTACTGATGAAGGCTATGTAAAAGCACTTGAAAAGCTTCAGGAGCTGATGCCTTACTTCAATAAACATGTAAACTCCGTTGACCACGAATATGTGAGACAGCAATTTAAGAGTGGAAAGTCGGCGATGATATATGCGGAAACAGCGGAAATCAAGCTGGTTGAACCAGTGAATCTGGGGATGTTCCCATTCCCTGATATCAGCGGGCAAAAAGGATCATCAGAAGCGTTAACGGGAGCGCCGGAAGGGTTCATGATTGCCTCGAAAACAAAACATCCGAAGGAAGCAGTGGCATTTTTGCAGTTTCTGACGTCGAAAAAAATGGGTGAAAAGCTCGTCAAAGACGCCGGCAAATACAGTGCGGTGCAAGGAACGGCTACTGAAGAAAATTCTACAGCCATTCAGCGTGAAGCGGTTCGGCAAATTGTTGATGCCAAATCAATGGTGCCATGGTTTGATATGGATGTCGATGTTGAAATCGCAGATGCGTACTTAACGAGCGTCCAGCAAATGCTCGGCGGCGACATGACACCGGAGCAGGTGATGAAAGCCGTTCAAAAAGCAGCGAAGCAAGTGAGGGCGTCAGCTGAATAA
- the frlB gene encoding fructosamine deglycase FrlB, translating to MSQATAKVNREVQAFLQDLKGKTIDHVFFVACGGSSAIMYPSKYVFDRESKSINSDLYSSNEFIQRNPVQLGEKSLVILCSHSGNTPETVKAAAFARSKGALTIAMTYKPESPLAQKAQYVAQYEWGDEALAINTNYGVLYQIVFGTLQVLENNTIFEQAIEGLDQLQAVYDEALKQEADNAQQFAKAHEKESIIYTMASGANYGVAYSYSICILMEMQWIHSHAIHAGEYFHGPFEIIDESVPFIILLGLDETRPLEERALTFSKKYGKKLTVLDAASYDFTAIDDSVKGYLAPLVLNRVLRSYADALAEARHHPLSHRRYMWKVEY from the coding sequence TTGAGTCAGGCCACAGCAAAAGTAAATCGTGAGGTTCAAGCTTTCTTGCAGGATTTGAAAGGGAAAACCATTGACCATGTATTTTTTGTCGCATGCGGAGGCTCTTCGGCCATTATGTATCCGAGTAAATATGTGTTTGACAGAGAGTCAAAATCAATCAACTCCGACCTTTACAGCTCGAACGAATTTATTCAACGCAACCCCGTTCAGCTTGGTGAAAAGTCTCTTGTCATTTTGTGTTCACACTCGGGAAATACCCCGGAAACAGTCAAAGCTGCTGCGTTTGCGAGGAGCAAAGGCGCACTTACGATTGCGATGACGTATAAGCCGGAGTCTCCTTTAGCGCAGAAAGCGCAATATGTTGCCCAGTACGAATGGGGTGATGAGGCACTGGCGATTAATACGAACTATGGCGTTCTGTACCAAATCGTTTTCGGCACCCTGCAAGTATTAGAAAACAATACGATCTTTGAACAAGCAATTGAAGGCTTAGATCAATTACAGGCTGTGTATGATGAAGCCCTGAAGCAGGAAGCTGACAACGCGCAGCAATTCGCAAAAGCTCATGAAAAAGAAAGCATTATTTATACAATGGCAAGCGGTGCAAACTACGGTGTCGCTTACTCCTACAGCATCTGCATTCTCATGGAAATGCAATGGATTCATTCCCACGCCATTCATGCCGGAGAATATTTTCACGGACCGTTTGAAATTATTGATGAATCCGTGCCGTTTATCATCCTGCTCGGTTTAGATGAAACTAGACCTCTTGAAGAGCGGGCGCTTACCTTCTCGAAAAAGTATGGCAAAAAGCTCACTGTGCTTGATGCTGCATCTTACGATTTCACTGCAATTGACGATTCAGTTAAAGGCTATCTTGCGCCGCTCGTTCTCAACCGTGTGCTGAGAAGCTATGCGGACGCGCTGGCAGAGGCGAGACATCATCCTTTATCTCATAGAAGATACATGTGGAAAGTTGAGTATTGA
- a CDS encoding nucleotide excision repair endonuclease → MIKIDIPAPNVTITERQQSANDNEPKIKAIYGFIDFHQIPRDKGGIFMFYNIHDELLFVGKARKLRQRIKKHFEDTVSPIKKHRDEVYKIEVCVVEEPMDREIYETYIINTQHSKYNIDKVFFK, encoded by the coding sequence TTGATAAAAATTGATATACCCGCACCGAATGTCACCATCACCGAACGACAGCAGTCAGCTAATGATAACGAGCCGAAAATAAAGGCGATTTACGGATTCATCGACTTTCACCAGATACCAAGAGATAAAGGCGGCATCTTCATGTTTTATAACATTCACGATGAGCTGCTTTTTGTCGGCAAGGCTAGAAAGTTAAGACAAAGAATCAAGAAACATTTTGAAGACACTGTATCACCAATTAAAAAGCACAGAGACGAAGTATATAAAATTGAAGTATGTGTCGTCGAAGAACCTATGGATAGAGAAATTTACGAAACGTATATCATCAATACACAGCACTCGAAGTACAATATAGACAAGGTATTTTTTAAATAA
- a CDS encoding FAD-binding oxidoreductase: MKSYIIVGAGILGASAAYHLVKLGARVTVIDRKEPGQATDAAAGIVCPWLSQRRNQDWYRLAKGGARYYKDLIHQLEEDGETDTGYKRVGAISIHTDASKLDKMEERAYKRREDAPEIGGITRLSASETKKLFPLLADGYESVHISGAARVNGRALCRSLLSAAEKRGAKIIKGNASLLFENGTVTGVQTDTQQFAADAVIVAAGAWANELMKPLGIYFQVSFQKAQIMHFEIPGADTGSWPVVMPPNDQYILSFEDGRIVAGATHENEADLDDLRVTAGGQHEVLSKALAVAPGLADSTTTETRVGFRPFTPGFLPVVGAVPDVQGLYAANGLGASGLTMGPFLGSELAKLVLGKQTEIDLSPYNPAGALHNK; encoded by the coding sequence ATGAAATCGTACATCATCGTCGGCGCAGGGATTCTCGGCGCGTCGGCTGCTTATCATCTTGTCAAATTGGGTGCCCGGGTCACGGTGATTGACCGGAAGGAACCTGGACAAGCGACTGATGCGGCGGCCGGGATCGTCTGTCCTTGGCTCTCACAGCGCCGCAATCAGGATTGGTATCGGCTTGCTAAGGGAGGAGCACGTTACTATAAAGATTTAATCCATCAATTGGAGGAAGACGGAGAAACGGACACAGGATATAAGCGTGTCGGTGCCATCAGTATTCATACTGATGCGTCAAAGCTTGATAAGATGGAGGAGCGGGCGTATAAGAGACGGGAGGATGCGCCGGAGATCGGCGGCATTACCCGCTTGTCCGCAAGTGAAACGAAAAAGCTGTTTCCGCTTTTAGCTGATGGCTATGAATCGGTTCATATCAGCGGTGCCGCCCGTGTGAACGGGAGAGCGCTGTGCCGGTCACTTTTAAGCGCTGCAGAGAAACGCGGCGCAAAGATCATCAAAGGAAATGCGTCCCTGCTTTTTGAAAACGGAACGGTCACCGGCGTGCAAACAGACACACAGCAGTTTGCGGCTGACGCTGTGATTGTGGCGGCGGGGGCATGGGCCAATGAATTGATGAAGCCTCTGGGCATTTATTTTCAAGTGTCCTTTCAGAAAGCGCAGATTATGCACTTTGAAATCCCGGGTGCCGATACCGGATCGTGGCCGGTGGTGATGCCGCCGAATGATCAGTATATTCTTTCGTTTGAGGACGGCAGAATTGTAGCAGGCGCCACCCATGAAAATGAGGCCGATCTAGATGATCTGCGTGTAACAGCCGGAGGACAGCATGAAGTCTTAAGCAAAGCGCTTGCAGTAGCGCCGGGCCTTGCTGACAGTACTACTACGGAAACAAGAGTGGGCTTCAGGCCGTTTACACCGGGATTTCTCCCGGTTGTCGGCGCTGTGCCGGATGTTCAAGGGCTTTACGCCGCTAATGGTTTAGGCGCTTCGGGATTAACGATGGGGCCTTTCTTGGGTTCAGAGCTCGCAAAGCTAGTTCTCGGAAAGCAGACAGAAATAGACCTTAGCCCTTATAATCCAGCCGGAGCGTTGCATAATAAGTAA
- a CDS encoding spore protein encodes MSENRHENEENRRDAAVANVQNSGNAKVVVNVNTDQDQAQAQDGDE; translated from the coding sequence ATGAGCGAAAATCGTCATGAAAATGAGGAAAACAGACGCGATGCAGCTGTTGCAAACGTCCAAAACAGCGGTAATGCAAAAGTCGTGGTCAACGTGAATACTGATCAGGATCAGGCGCAGGCACAAGACGGGGATGAGTAA